A section of the Bombus fervidus isolate BK054 chromosome 9, iyBomFerv1, whole genome shotgun sequence genome encodes:
- the LOC139990500 gene encoding trypsin-1, with protein sequence MFTQLSLLALLAAATANPPLQRPILNSLFPTGQIIGGTNAKIEDVPHQVSLQSSGIGFCGGSIISDKWVITAAHCMSYPPEWITVKAGTTTKSIGGSTHKVAEIIIHENYTTNWRGVPMNDVAVLRVSNPFTLDKTRNPIKIFKQDEESAVGITATITGWGATREGGSTAEILKTVDVPIVSKSSCNEAYKSYGGLPEGQICAAMPEGGKDACQGDSGGPMTIGGRLAGLVSWGYGCARPGYPGVHTEVAAFSNWIISKTGVEA encoded by the exons ATGTTCACACAACTGAGTTTACTCGCCTTGTTGGCTGCCGCGACAG CGAACCCGCCGCTGCAAAGACCGATCTTGAACTCCCTATTCCCAACCGGGCAAATCATCGGTGGAACGAACGCAAAGATCGAGGATGTACCGCACCAAGTGTCCCTTCAAAGTTCCGGCATAGGCTTCTGCGGTGGCAGCATCATTTCGGACAAATGGGTGATAACAGCTGCTCACTGCATGTCTTATCCACCCGAATGGATCACCGTGAAAGCCGGAACAACCACCAAATCCATTGGCGGAAGCACACACAAGGTAGCTGAAATAATCATCCATGAGAACTATACGACGAATTGGCGCGGAGTACCAATGAACGACGTAGCCGTGCTACGAGTTTCGAATCCTTTCACATTGGACAAAACGCGTAATCCTATCAAGATCTTCAAACAAGACGAAGAATCCGCCGTGGGAATCACCGCGACAATCACCGGATGGGGTGCGACGAGAGAAGGTGGTAGCACTGCCGAGATCCTTAAAACTGTCGATGTACCTATCGTATCGAAGAGCTCCTGTAACGAAGCCTACAAATCGTACGGAGGGTTGCCCGAGGGACAAATCTGCGCGGCGATGCCAGAAGGAGGAAAGGACGCTTGCCAAGGGGACTCTGGCGGCCCCATGACTATTGGTGGACGTTTGGCTGGCCTAGTGTCCTGGGGTTACGGCTGTGCCCGACCTGGCTACCCTGGTGTTCACACAGAGGTTGCTGCCTTCAGCAATTGGATCATCTCCAAGACTGGAGTTGAAGCGTAA
- the LOC139990499 gene encoding trypsin Blo t 3: MHRLTVLLAFVALVAGNPITNQTVHHLVQRMDGRIVGGEETTIEAAPYQVSLQHNGRHFCGGSIIAKNWVLTAGHCTDFPASGYLIRSGSTNVNSGGSVHRVQQVIRHENYGSDRHGIPSNDVALLRVVDSDAFQFNNARKPVSLYRGNPDTLVNKYGLITGWGTTESGQLPVRLRKVSVPVISRPSCNAAYKEVGGIPQWEICAGVAKGGKDSCQGDSGGPLVINGKLVGIVSWGMGCGTAKYPGVYTDVSHYSSWIKQHARI; encoded by the exons ATGCACAGGCTCACCGTGCTTCTTGCTTTCGTTGCCCTAGTGGCCG GGAACCCGATAACAAACCAGACGGTGCACCACCTCGTCCAGCGAATGGACGGTCGTATCGTAGGTGGCGAGGAAACGACCATCGAGGCAGCACCGTACCAAGTGAGTTTGCAACACAATGGTCGCCACTTCTGCGGAGGTAGCATAATCGCTAAGAACTGGGTGCTAACCGCTGGACATTGCACCGATTTCCCAGCCAGCGGCTACCTCATACGTTCCGGTTCGACCAACGTCAATTCCGGTGGTTCGGTGCATCGAGTTCAGCAAGTGATCAGACACGAAAACTATGGCAGCGATCGTCACGGTATCCCGTCGAACGATGTCGCCCTGCTTCGTGTGGTGGACTCTGACGCGTTCCAATTCAACAACGCCAGGAAACCTGTATCACTGTATCGAGGAAATCCCGATACTCTTGTTAACAAATACGGATTGATCACCGGTTGGGGTACCACCGAATCCGGTCAGCTTCCGGTGCGTCTCCGTAAGGTATCGGTTCCTGTAATCTCGAGACCGTCGTGCAACGCAGCGTACAAGGAAGTCGGAGGAATTCCTCAGTGGGAAATTTGCGCTGGAGTTGCGAAGGGAGGCAAAGACTCTTGCCAAGGTGACTCTGGTGGCCCCCTTGTTATCAATGGCAAACTCGTGGGAATCGTCTCTTGGGGTATGGGCTGCGGAACTGCTAAGTATCCAGGCGTTTACACCGACGTTTCCCACTATAGCTCATGGATCAAGCAACACGCTCGTATCTAA